The Aquila chrysaetos chrysaetos chromosome 4, bAquChr1.4, whole genome shotgun sequence genome segment AAGGCACAGGGCTCGAGTGGCTTTTGCCCAGATGGCTGTGGTGCTGAAGGTGGTGGGGTAGGGGACCTGGGGAGGTCCACCTTCTTCCCTTGCAAAAAAGGTTTGGATTTACTGAGGAAATTACTAGGGGTGCAGCTCCaattcctccccatccccaggtgTGGCATTTGGTCTCCCAACACACTTGTGGCCACAGGACTGTGTGGCTCCTGGATGGGATGTGGCTGGTCCTGCTAGGGACACAGAGGTGATCCAGAATTGCTTTTAAGAATTTCCTCCTGCTCTCAGTCTACATTTGGCTCTTCAGTGCCTCTGTTTGCTCTTGAAGGTAGATCAAATCTCATTTAAGTGTGTAGTGGCTAGAAAAGGGCAGGGcccaaatgtttgttttcaaattaattaataGATAacactacttttaaaaatggatgtgCACTAAAGAACCTGGAGATGTTCGGTGCAAACCAGCAAGAGTCTCCTCCATTATACTACAACAAAATAACTTGCAAGAGGCTCAGTGATGGAGAGTTGCTGTTCATGTGTGGTGACAGCAGACATCCCTCAGCTGCTTTCCtccattcttttctctctctctctcaggcTCTATGCCAGAATTTGGGGGACCTGCATGTAACTGGGCCTCTGAAGGACATGAATTTCTCTGTTCCAGAAGGAGGGGGAGTGCGCGTCATTTACCAGGTAATCAAGTGTCTCTTGGTATCCACTCCAGTCAAAAACCCCATAGTTTCCACACACTGACCTCACGGGCAGTGTTGTCATCTGTGCTGGTGGGAAGAACGGTCCCCCGAGAGGATCGAAATTAACTTTGACTTCCTCTATCTGGGAACTGAAGAGTCTTCATGCAAAAAGCAGGAGACAACCCCTTCtctcaaacacattttaagaGGATATCCTAAGACAGAGATTAATAAAATCAACATTCCTAGAGAATGGGTTTCCATGTAACTTGTGTCATCGTTTTTCTTCAGCGCTGAGGTTTTCTTCCCAAAGCCATAACCACAGAAGGACAGATCCAGCTCCCAGGCAAATGGAGGatttgtgtcatttttttccattcccgTGCTCAGACAAAGCCCTGTCCTAAGCAGACgtttgctttggaaagaaaccaCAGCTGGGATTTCCTGCAGCATTCAGGAAATGATGTGAAAACTCCTCTGTTGAGGATCAGAAAAGAGCAGATTTGTTTGAGCAGACTCTTGGAATATCTTTCCCCCAGCCAAGCACACTGTTGGcaatagattttaaaagacacaaaggcatgaaattatttcaattatggtgaaaatgctgaaaaaaggaTGATTTTGCCTCTGATTTTTCCTCATTCTAGTTCACATCTGAGCCACCTGCTGTGAGTTTCAGAGCAACTGGTGAAAAAGACGGAATAATTGACATTGTGCCGAAGACAGGTGTCCTGTACCTCAGTGGGTCTCTGGACTGGGAGACCAAAACAGTGCACAGGCTGCAGGTAAAAACTCAGTGAAAAACAGGAAGGGAGGGTTATTCATATTCACTCTTTTTCTGGTAAAcctgaaattaatggaaaactgttgaaatttcaaattctttcttttgtctaTGTATACAgacagcttttttatttttaatattgagcTTTGCTGAAAGATGCATGGATTTATAGTTCTGAAAGACTTTGCACAGGAAAATGCTCCTTAGCACAGGAAGGTTATGTTGAGGAAACAAAAGTTACCCTGATGCCAACACCATTCCTTTAATTCTCCTAATATGAGGAGGACACTTGACTGGAAGTGAAATCTGGCCCCATGAATGCGATTCACTTGTTATCCCTGAAGACTGATAGGGTGAATTCCATGGctggaaggggaaaataaaatactgtaatctATTTAGGAAGATCATAATCTATTTAGTGACAAATGGTGTGAGCAAATGACATTTGGACACAGAGGCACAGATCTAACCTCTGTTAGATAACAGCAGAAAGCTGTTCGGCAGATGTCAGAGGCTATTAGAGGAAAGAGCATTGTGTGCTTGTCCTGCTATTATACTCTTTTCATAAGGATCTCATCGTAAGCACTGTTGGGAGTGGGACAGTTGGTAGGCGATCTTTTGCTCTCAGTATAGCCTTGTGCTCTTATTCTGTGTCAAAAATGGTATTGTCTTTTTCTGAGACACTAGCAACGGAAAAGGAGATGTCATGTTCTCAGGTCTAAAACACCCTTGGACTGGAATTAGACAGGACAGTGTTCTAGCCCCAGAAGTTATTAACCCTAAACATGGGAATCCTTTACAGACAAGAAGTGAtgacagaactgaaaaatgatACTTGGTTAGGCATAAATAATCATGATTTGATCATGATTTTGTTAtgtgcaaacaaaataaagtatgaCAGACATGATATGTACTTGGTGCTTTAAAGTCAAAGAAGGCTGAAAATTAATTGTTTGGAACAAAAATGTAATCAGAACtaagaattaaattttctttacaaacCCTTAGACCAGCTGATTTTTCTGGTTGATATTTACAGTAGCACACTTGAGTCTGCTATATCATGTTGGGTTTTCTCCTTGTTCTTTAGAAAGTAtctatttctatttaaagaaaagcacgAAGTCTAAGCTGTGCATGAATACAAGTAGTCTGCTGAGACTGGAAGTGAGAAATTGCCCTCTGAAAAGTGTCATTAGAAGCAGGAGtaggttattttgttttgttggcaTTAGGTACTGTGGTGAATTATTGTCAGTGAGCTACCCTTGTAAATTTGTCCTTGTAGATGGAGCCACCCAGTGATGGCTCTCACCAGATTTGCGTCATTAGTAAGAATGACTTGGCATTTGACATCCTGATGTTCATTCATGTCTTTTAATTTATctacatgaaaatatttctttgctgttcctTCGTTTTCCAAATCAAGGTGGAAAGTCTGGATGAAAAGGGAAACGTAGTGAAAGGTCCATATGCTGTTACAATACATGTGGAGGATATCAATGACAACCCACCAGAATTTGACCAGATAAAGTACACCGGAGTAGTGAGGCAGAACTCCCGTCCAGGTAATCGtcttaataattaaatattatagTTAATAGGAAGCTAGGTAGATTAGTTAAACAGGAAGTGGATGCTATACTTCaacaagctgaaaaaagataagttttctttcccacagGATTGTACAAAATAAGGATGCGAGCATGAAAATATAATAGAAAGGGCAAAGAGGTGACCACATGTGGTGTACAAGAATGAGTGtaatcaaaaatatttcataccaCTTGTTGCTTTGCAAGTATCACTTAACAGGCAAATATTGCTGCCCTCTCCATTGCACTGAACCGCCCCCACCACCCCCGTGCTAGAAGGAGTTTAAAGTTTAAAGGTTGCCAAAGACTATACAGAAAGAGAATGCTAAGAATATGTAAGTCTTTGCacatcagtgaaataaaatgccaGTGTAGATAGGGGGTATGTGTTTACTGTGACAGATGCTTCTCAGAAAGTGGGCTGAACCTTAGTATTTAGGAGAGAGTCTTAGATTATGGATTGCAGTGATCCAGTCCAGAAATCAGGAAAGTATCAAAGAGCAGTTCAAGACACACAtcttggaaatgaaacaaaggacTCAGCCAGCTGTTATCATTGTGACTATGGACTCAAGAAGAAACTTTTGCTAAAGAATATGCATATAAAGCTCCATGGGTTCGGAAAACCATTCTGCAATATTTTACTGTATTCTTCAACTGCATCCAAGTCAAAAAGATTTTGAATGTTGCATTGGTGatcaaaaggcaaaaattcACTTATGTTACCATgcatttccattctttttttcactgtatgaTTGTTCCTTTAATTATAACAGTGTCACATCTGTAGGTCATTTTTCTCAAGGTGCTTTGGGTTGAACTGATTTGTATAAGGACTGCAAAGTGGCCTTAAAGAGAGATACTAGTGAGCTACATTCTGGGTGCAGGCACTCTTGGGTGGTAGATAGCTCTCTGATTTAGCTCTGTCACCTTCTTCATCAGCTGGTCTTCACATCTGTTGTGATCTTACTAAGCAGAGCTGGTGGAGGGGGGACCTGTGGGATGGTACAGAGGCAACATAACCTCCAAACACAAGCATGGCTTACCATGAGAGGTGCATTATGAAACGCGAGCAGTTCGCCTTAAGCTGCCTTCCTGGCTTGAGAGCTCTGCTGGAATGGACTATGTATTGAGGTTTCAGTCTCCTCTTACCACTGTTTCTTCTCTAATCCAAACAGGCAAGCCCTTCATGCACGTCCACGCCACTGACCGCGATGACCCTACAACTCCCCATGCACAGCTGACGTACAGCATTCTCCATCATTTTCCCAACCCTTatacagaaatgcttttccagATCAATAATGTAACTGGAGCAATCTCACCAAGTGTGACGGGTATGTAAAAAGATTCTTGTTTGTCAAAAAGCAACCATGTGTTCCTGGGTGTACATAGGAATGAAACAACAACACAGATCTGATATTAAATTCTGAATAAATGTAGTGAGTGGGACATACTCCACTGAGGCCCTGGTTTTGGGGAACTTTCTTTGTGTCCCACCAAATTCAAGGGAAGTTAGCAGAAATGGAGATTGGGATCTAAAAGTACATTAAGAATAGAAGGTGGATCCTCTGTCCCTCAGGACTATGCGGAGTCATATCTTGAGATTAATTCTCTTCCTTGAAATTTAGAAATCCAAAAGCagtaacatgaaaaatgcagagaaaactCAGCTGGCCACATGACCCCAACTAAACTGCAATGATTTAAAAACCCCATCTCTTCTGCTGGGCTGAACAAATGCCTAACTGGATTGAGGGCTGTTCAGTGATGCATCTGCACAACACGAGACCACAGCACAGAGGTCTTGTATGATTACGTCCACATGAAGCTGTGCTGTGTTGTTCAGAGCAGCCAGAGGAAACAGCTTGCTGAGATTTGCCACAGAGGTCCATCTAAGGAAGGAGCAGATGAAGAAGCATAGGGCATGTAGGAGGCAATGGGCAGATGAACCATCTCCACAGCCTGTTCTTCACTTCATTTGGCTCTTTGCTCTGTCTCTAGGCTCTTATTACTTAGATCCTCAAAAGCAGGACACCTTCACACTCGTCGTCACCGTGAAGGACATGGCAGGGATGACAATGAATGCTTTCACCAGCAGTGCTGATGTGATCATTACTGTGAAGGAGAGCCTGTGGAAAGCTCCCCCCACTATCCGCATCCAAGAAAACTCAACCCAGATCTACCCTGTCAACATCAGCCAGGTAGGGCCCTTGGCCGTGCTTTCTGCACCTCTCCTTGGTGCCACAGAGTTGTTTTCTCCCAGCTAACTGTGAAGGTGTCTCCACTGCATTCAACACTAGGCTCTTCAGAAGGACTTTGGCACCTCCCACTTATTTTTTATATGGTATCCTTTGGAAATGATCTTTAGTGCAGGTCTCATTAACTTACTGTTAGTATGAAAGTTAATGGTTTGAAGATGATGGAAACACAGTCAATACAAACATTAGAGTGACTGGACTTTGCCCTTCAGTTTGGAGAGGCTGTTAGCACCACCTGTGTGTGAGAATATCCCATAGATAGAGGAAACATTCGGAGAATTTTGTTACAGCATAGTGACTGGAAGATAAAAGGTGCTTTACAAGGCTATTTGGCAAAATATGAAAGATAAAGCTCTTGAGACAGCCCAAGGGAGCTCCCAGACAGACATGTGGCAGTTGGGTGCCTCTGCGGAGGTGCCACTCTTCTCTCACGATGGGTTTCTTTGAGCACTTCCACACTTGCTCTAACACCACAGGCCCTCCAGGCTTTGGGCAAACCAAGAGCTGACCTGTTATTTTGAGGTTAGCTTCTTCCATCCTCAGAAGAGCCTGGCAGAGGACTAGCTCCACTGCAAACCCTGCTGTGGGCAGTCCCCCGCACTCAGGGACATCTGCTGTGACCAGTTTTGTGTGACACAGCACACCTGCTCTATCAAAAGTACCTAGGAAGGACTGAAATGCCCTCCTTCAGCATCCTGCATTCCCACAGTATTCCTTTTTTCACagtgcaaatgcaaaatattttgccaatAACTGCAGACCAATAGCGATACATACATCAGTAAATATTAACTAACAAGCCAGcagcctttcagaaatgtttgactttttgaaaaatgcctTGGCACTGACACCCCCAATGCTGTCATCCCTCGGACATGGCAGGATTCCTTGGATCCTGTTTGCAAGAGTAACTGACTCGGTGCTGTTCCCACTGGCCTCAGCGACAGCCTGAGGAAGTCCAGAGTGAAAACAGGtggaagaaaaactaaaatgcaaCAGTGCTCCCATTCTGGAGTCACTTGTATATAAATTTCACGTGGCAGCCAATGACATGTTGATTCTGCCTaggggaaaatgaaatgcagttgCTGCTATATAGTATAAAACATAAAGAGTAATACTGACTCCTTCATTAATTTGGCAGTCTGTTAACTGCATTAAATCTGAAGCAGCCCACTAAAGATCCTTCATGACAGGCTTTGATGCATGTAAagagcatgcacacacatatgtgCAGATAGGTACTGggtatttgttttgttgttccacatttctgaattaaataaaccaaaacaacagcagGAATAGACAGTGTCAGGAGATGGAATAAATTAGTGTCAAGACATTCAAATACATATaatgctttcttctcctgtatCACTGTTTAGCTCCACATCCCCAAACCCTTCCATAAAAAGATAAGTGTCATAACCCATCTGGACAGCTGGAGAAGCTGAGGTAAAATGGCTTCACCCCAACACCTCAGAGAGCAGAGGTGGATTATCAGTCTGGTTTTCTGCAGCTCGTCCCAAAAGCCTGCCAAACTGttaattttctggtttatgaAGCTAACAGGAATgcaatcttttctgtttgtggtCCAGAAATGATCCCTGTTAAATCTCAGTCTACACTTCTGACTTCCTATCCTGacttatttttgtgtttttaggTGCATTCAAATGAGCCAGATGTAATTTATGacctttttgaaaaagaaaagctgcccAGGCTCCCATTTTCCATCGATCAGAATGGGGTTATTTATGTGACTGACCCATtggacagggaagaaaaggataCTGTAAGTAAACACATAAAACCTCACCAATGGGAGAGACCATAGCAGGAAGCTGATTATTGGTGTGGGATTAAATACGAGAAAGCTCACTAGAAAggacagatgggaaaaaaagaaagaaaagctttgtttcttgtCATTTCTGTTTGGGAATGACTTGATAGATATGAAAGCACATTCATCTACTACACTGTAAATAGCCTTCAGTTTGGTACTCTACAACATTTCTACATAGGTCTGGCAGTAGCAATCACTGCCCACAGCATATGTGTAATGTACAACATGGACTAACCATCGCAAGATTGTAGGTGCATGAGCAAGAGTTAGTGGCATTTGTGGAAGGCAGGAGATTTGGATGTTTCAGATCTACTCCAGATCCCAGGGACCTCAGGGATCTCtccacagcagaagcagagtTTATCTTGCAGTTGCAACTGTCAAATTACCCTGGAGTTCCCCATCTGGGGGTCTTTTAGACAGAAAACCCTCTGTCCCCTTCTGGTCTTGGAGGAAATTTGGGAACAGAATAGGCCAGAGATCAGATATGCTGGAGGAATCCTATCTCTGTATGTGACAGATGAATTTGCAAAGTGACAAAAATGAGATATTCCTGCTTTTCTTGAATTTTTGCAAGAGCAAGTTCACAGTGTAGTGAAGTATTCAGGACTTTGAAGTTCTTTTGAGAACTCAGACCTTAGGCAGTAAGGGGTGATGGAAGAGTTTTGAATTAAACAGAGTGAAAATACTCAACAAACGTAAGAGAGGATATTTCATTTGGATAGAATGCTCCCATAGTTGCACatctaaatgcaaaatattgtcACAGTGGACATTCAACACATATACTCTTGATATTCTTATTGCAGTATTCTTTCTTTGTGGTCACAAAAGATAACAAGGGAGAACTGGTGGACAAGCCTCTGCACATTCATGTTATTGTGGAAGACATTAATGACAATCCCCCTGTGTGCCAGCAGGCCCTCACTGTAATTGAAgttcaagaaaatgaagatgaaggTAAGAAAACAGCTTCTACTCATTTATACATATCATTCTAGTCCTGTTACTGTTTCCAGCTGCGTGCAAATAAAGCTAGAAATTCTGATCCCAAACAGTAAAATGTAGCTCTCctagagaaatattttcctgtgcaGATAGCCCTATTGTTTTCACTTCAATAATTCATGTGGAAAGGATTTCAATAACCTGAGAAGGACAGACCCAAGACCCCTacttaaaaaatgctgttccatttaaaatataaaatcgCATTTTCCCACAACCACAGTTTTGGACAACTGCTTAGAAcgtaaaaacaaaaacactccTATTATTACTAATACAAGAAATACTGCTCTGAAAGTGGCATGAGCCTGTTTTCCCCCATCCAGACGCTCCTCCAGCATAATGCCTTTGACTTCAATAGACCATTACTGAAATTTCACATCAAGTCTTCACATCAGTTATTTGGTTTCAAGGCTGAAGTGTCTGCTGCTACAGTCActttttctgataaaaacaTGTAGCCCAGTCCTTTTGAACTGCCCCAAGCCCAAAACAGCTGATTGGGATGCTAAAGTAAAAACTCCCAGAAGTCAAATGATTGTGTCCATTGCAGTGTTTTCCAcgcagctgtatttttattgccCCTCTACTCTTTGCATTGGTATCACTGTTGTCAGTGCGTACCTCTGTGGAGGAATAGGACCGCTGCTTTATCTGACTGACTCTGGTCTCTCCTCTGCCACAGGAAGTAACATTGGCACCCTGTTAGCTACAGACATGGACGAGGAGGGCACCCTTAACTCTCGCCTGCAGTTCAAAATTGGAAGTCAGGTTCCTGCTGTTCCTGCAAGTAATCTGTTCTTTATTCAGCAAGAAACTGGGATTTTGCAGTTAACTAGCCGTTCATTAAACAGGCGCATTGCATCCAACTATTCCTTGAAGGTGCTGGTGACAGATGCAGGTATGTATTGCCTGCTGTTATACATCAGAATAATTTTGTCCACACTGGCATCCCCTGTGCTCAGTGTCCAAGGGATGAGAGACCTGGAAGATTCACTggacaggcagcagcactgagagCTGGCTTGCTCTGGCATGGTACTGCCTTGTTCTCGAGATGCAGGGAGGTTAATCATGATTCATAATGCAAGTATGGAAGGAAACCAGCTCTAGGGCAGAGTGTGGATAAATTGGGAAGCTTGTTAACAAGTACTCCAGTAAGAGATTTCCttccacaggggaaaaaaaatgaagagatcaTGATTGCGGTTTTCCCCCAAAATCTTTCAAAGGgactcactgaaaaaaatcaagaaattaaAGACAGCTGCTCAGAGTCcagataatgtattttaaaagattaagaGCTGAAATTAATCTTCAAAAAGAATCTTGTCCATTATGTAAGTTCCCAGGAGTCCTTTGTGGTTCACTGAATGGAAAGGAAATCAAACTCCATACTAAAGCTTAAAGCTTTGTGCTGGAGTGCTTATAGTCAGGCAAAACTTGTGGATGGAGGAACTGGCATGTAAAGAAAGCAGTGTGACATGTCTGTAAATGAAATAACATCACTTAGGCAGATGACTTGCAGGTAACATCACTTGCAGAGGGAGAAGCTGGTGATTTGTTCTGGATGCTTATTTGAATTCCATCCAAATAGGTTTGTTTAGAATATTCCTTAACTTTCAGCTCATGAAGCACATCCACAAAACACTAAAATCCATCTACGTATGAATAGCACACTACTAGACAGagtatgcttttaaaatcacaaaCCCCCATTGCTATGGGTATCCCTGCTCAGGTAGCACTTAGATTTACATAGATCTGAAGTTTAAGTCTGGCTGTAATGAAAATGAGGGTGCTGCTTGATGGCCCACCAAGAGGACAAGGTAACATAACAACCTGGGCTTACTTTTTGACATGCAGAGAGATATTGAGAAAGCTAACACAATTCATAGTTATCATTGTCCTGGTAAAGGGATGTGGTTAAAAAAGTGAGGGAAATGAAACAGGATGGGACAATGTTGAAGAAATTGGGAAGGTGAACAGTAAGATGGAGAGTGAGGTTGACACTGAGTAAGAGATATTGGAGAGCAAGTACTTCTTACAACAGCAAGACTTGGCTTGGATTGAGCAGTTTGGCAGCGCTCACTTTTGCTCAGAGTGAACCCTTTTGGAGGAAGGTTATTTTCGGCAGAAGGGTTGCCGTGACATTGTTTGTTCCCTTTCCATGCAGTATTCCAAACAATCTGTGACGTGCAAATATATGTCATCGACATCAATGATCAGATCCCcatctttgaaaaatcagatgtgagtatttttaatgccatttttgaTGTCTCAATAActtttgacaaatttttgaGCATATGTTCAATGTCTATAGTATGTTAATGGGAAACTAACCATTTACAGAACAAGTAACAGAGCAATCCActagtgaaaataaatacaaggtATTGTTGCAAAGCCTGCCTATAAGCTCTATCTAGACAGTGAATAGTGGGACTGACTCATAGTTAATTCTGAAATACAAGGTAATTTGCTCAGTAGAAAACTAtgtgtaaagaaagaaatgattctattaaagcagtttatttcagaaatgcaagttctggagggaaagggggaagaaaaggctttaaaattaattaaaatagctaaatggaaaaaagctaACATCTCCTGAGTTCCCTTCCAAACACAATATTAACGTATCCAGAAAAGTCAGAAGGTGAATGGAAACCAAAGGCTCTATTTGCTTTAACCAGAAACAGTGGTCCAGTGATCCATGCCCAAATGCATACCTGCTGGCCCTTGATTCCAGAATGGATGTCAGGCTCTTGCCTGTTCCACTGGTGGAGCTGCTGGCATCTGGCAGAGAGACCTGCAGACCTTCTGTGATTTCTGCCTGCTGGCCCAAGCCTCCCTGCAGACACTGCAGTGGCTGGAGTGTCTACATTCAGGTGTCTAACCTCCCACCATACTTGTAGGCAACGCAGGCCATGGGCTCAGGAGAGCTGTCTGGCCCATCAGGTGTAGGTGTCCTTTTGGGGAAGCTGTGTTGGTTTTTGGACTTTGCTGACTGCATTGCCCAGCTCTCTGTTGATGATAGAGGGAGCTTAGACACATGCAGACTAGGTGCCTACATAGCAGGCTGTTGACTTTCTCACCTCAAGGTCTCAGTCCAGGACCTGGTCTCAAGATGACACTGCTGGGTCAGGGCACACATCAAACAGAGTAAATGGAGCTGGGCTGCTAATGTGGCAACAGCCTGTGCTGCATGGagcaattaaatatttaacagtcAGTGGCTAGGGTGCTCACTGGGTACAGAGGAGATGTACTGCTCTGAGCATTGCATGAACGTGGAATGGTGTCAACGGAGGAGGTAAAGGTTTGGGACTGTTGTTTGTGACTGTTGTCAGCTTACCCACTGACAGAGATCCCATCACCTTTGATAAATGTATGCTAAAAAGGGGGATATAGCAACTTTGCATATGCTCTAGTGCCCATATTGCAGGTCTGGGTTCCCCTGGGCAGCGAGGTAGCTCACCTGTACTGCTGTAAGGCACTTCACTAATGCTTTTGTACATCTCTCTAACCTGGTTGTGTCTCTGCTGTGAAGTGCACCCACTGCATCCCTCCCTCACACAGGTGCTGTGGGTTCAAATACATCTGTCCTTGTGTGTCGCAAGCTTGTTGTAGCGCTcaagtttttttctgcagatggtGCTCGGTGTGTCATGTTTCAATGATCTCTCTCTCCTCAGTATCACAACGTGACTGTTGCAGAAAGTCTCCCGGTAGGAACAGTAATATTAGAAATTCAAGCTACCGATGGAGACGAGCCTGCCACAGGGAGCTCCTACATCATTTACCAAGTGAAGGAAGGAGATCCAAACAACACGTTCATCATAGAGACAGATTCTGTCACAAACCGAGGATTCGTCAAGATTAACAAGGTGAATAGATGGGTTTGTTCTTctcctttatatatatatatatgtcataAACAGTAACTGCCCTGGTGATGATTTGCAGAGGTGGGGGTTGGCTGGTGGTGGGGTGAGGACACCCTAAGCATGGTGCAGACTGCAGGAGGCCGCACTCTTGGGCTCAGGTGCTGTGCCTGTGCGATGCTCAGGCACACCTATactcctgcctttgctgtgcCCTACCCACCCATCACCatcagcagctccctctgctggctctgctgctggccccTTCTCCAGCAGAGCAGGCTCTGGCCAATGAAGTAGGTCTTTATgcaccataaagaaaaaaaaaaggcattgtttGAGTGATTTCGCAGCAGTGttcctggaaaagagaaagccagCTAAATGCTTCCACGGGCTGTGGTTGTGGTGGTGGGCTGTCACGGGGCAGatcctcctccctgctggtGCCCTGGGCCATCAGTGGCTTTTGCAATGGGAGGTGCAAGTGAGACCAGCATGTCTCAATGTCAGGATGGAGAGGCAATTTGTTCCTGCTGAGGCAAACATTAACCGTGACAAAGCCAAGGTCAGCGCATACTGCAGTGGGTGATACATCTCATATGTTGAGTGCTGGAGACAGGAATATAAGGAACACTTTCTGCTGCATCCATGAATTTCAATAGCAAAAGTGCTCTCACTTTGAAATTAGCCTTCTTGAAGGCGCTTGAACTATGGGTCCAGAAAACCTATCACTCATTTTCCAAGGGGTGACAAGTTGTTTGCATCCAGTTCACGTGTCGCCAGCTGGGCCAAGGGCAGGCAGATGCAGCGTTTCATGGACCGTTTTCAGGCTCAGCCTCAGTGTCATTTTTTCCCAAGGAGGCAACTGTGAGAAACTCTGTGGTGTAACAACCCTCACACAACTTTTG includes the following:
- the CDH17 gene encoding cadherin-17, producing the protein MCKLCGLQFLLVIHSALCQNLGDLHVTGPLKDMNFSVPEGGGVRVIYQFTSEPPAVSFRATGEKDGIIDIVPKTGVLYLSGSLDWETKTVHRLQVESLDEKGNVVKGPYAVTIHVEDINDNPPEFDQIKYTGVVRQNSRPGKPFMHVHATDRDDPTTPHAQLTYSILHHFPNPYTEMLFQINNVTGAISPSVTGSYYLDPQKQDTFTLVVTVKDMAGMTMNAFTSSADVIITVKESLWKAPPTIRIQENSTQIYPVNISQVHSNEPDVIYDLFEKEKLPRLPFSIDQNGVIYVTDPLDREEKDTYSFFVVTKDNKGELVDKPLHIHVIVEDINDNPPVCQQALTVIEVQENEDEGSNIGTLLATDMDEEGTLNSRLQFKIGSQVPAVPASNLFFIQQETGILQLTSRSLNRRIASNYSLKVLVTDAVFQTICDVQIYVIDINDQIPIFEKSDYHNVTVAESLPVGTVILEIQATDGDEPATGSSYIIYQVKEGDPNNTFIIETDSVTNRGFVKINKALDFEAASVYNLVISATNPEPLVPGVQYNSSSLTLFKVFVTNVDEPPVFHKTVYKAEVSEDIPVNTLVMTVEAYDPEGDTVRYSLEGDVRKWLRVNSATGQVYTASTLDREQQGTYTVEVAASELKNAAQKSKTTLILHLRDVNDNPPLLAMDYPPFFCHPLRGGERAFIQAADADEQWYYPTFTFSLADDMNARNNWEISKINATHAYLSPKHANFEEKVYNVPVIINDNGKPPLERKVNLKVNICKCSSEKSCFIEVQRDHSWPSTGQAIGILTGVLLIIGFIIGSVFFHMRYKQKNEKKSHQKDVKDKSELNRLA